The DNA segment TTCTCCGTCGGTCTCGTCGGTCTCTTCTCGCTGGTGCCGCTGGTCGCGTTCGGCCTCTACGGCGGGGCCGTCGCCGACACCCTCGACCGGCGCAAACTCGGGCTCTACAGCGCCCTCGGGTCCGCGGTCCTCTCGGTCGGCCTCTCGTCGGCCGCGTTCGCCGGCTTCCACCATGTCTGGTTCCTGTACGGCATCGTGGCCCTCCAGTCCGTCTGCGCCGCGCTGAACGCCCCGGCCAGGTCCGCGATGATCCCCCGGCTGTTGCCCGGCGACCAACTGCCCGCGGCCAACGCCCTGTCCTCGATGACGAGCACCTTCGGCACGCTGATCGGACCGATGCTCGGCGGCCTCATCGTCGGTTTCTGGGGCTACCAGGCCGCGTATCTGATCGACGCCGTCTCCTTCGTGGCCGCCCTGTACGCGATGTGGCGGCTGCCCTCGATGCTCCCCGACCGGGCGGCCGGATCGAAGAGCCGCGCCTCGGTCCTGGACGGGCTGCGCTTCCTGGCCACCCGCCCCAACCTCCGGATGACGTTCTTCTCGGACTTCTGCGCCATGATCCTGGCCCAGCCCCGGGCGCTCTTCCCGGCGGTGGCCGTCCTCTGGTACGGGGGCGACGCCCGCACCACGGGGCTGCTGGTGGCGGCGCCCGCGGTGGGCGCGCTGCTCGGCGGGGTCTTCTCCGGCTGGCTGGGCGGCATCCACCGGCACGGTCTCGCGATCGTGCTCGCGGTCGCCGGGTGGGGACTCGCCATCGCGGTGTTCGGCCTGACCAGGAACCTCTGGCTCGGGCTGTTCTTCCTCGCGCTGGCCGGTGCGGCGGACACCGTGTCCATGGTCTTCCGCAACACGATGATGCAGGTGGCGGCGCCGGACGAGATGCGCGGCAGGCTCCAGGGGGTCTTCATCGTGGTCGTCGCCGGTGGCCCGCGCCTCGGCGACTTCCTCGCGGGCTCGGCGGGCGACCTCGCCACCCCGACCGCGGCGGTGGTCGGCGGCGGCCTCGCCTGTGTCGTCGCGGTCTCCCTGCTCGGCCTGACCCGGCGCGGCTTCCTCCGCTACGACGCGCGGTCGCCGGTGCCGTAGGCGCAGCCGGGCACGTACGCGCGGGTGGCGCCGGTCACGACGCCTCCCACACCAGCGCGTTCCCGTCCTCGCCCTCCGGCGTCCCGTCGTGCGTGACAGTCAGCCGTACGGGGTCCTCCCGTGCGTCGACCACCACCGCGACCCGCGAGACGTCCGGCAGCCGGTGCGTGCGGGCGAGGCCCCGGCGCAGGGCGGTGAGCAGGTCCTCGCCGACCTGCTCCGTGATCCGGGAGTCCACCGGGCCGAGGAAGTGCACCGACGGGGCGAACCCCAGCAGCACCCGCGCGCCGTCCGTCTCCCGGAGGACCTGGCCGCGCAGCGTCGACGGTGCGTCGGCGGGCGGCTGCTGGAGGGCGAAGATCGCGGTCCTGACGTCCTGGATGGTCGAGTCGAGTTCGTCGGCCGCCCGGCCGAGCAGCTCACCCAGCTCCGTGCCGGCCGCCCGCCGCCGGGTCGACTCCAGCATCATCTCGGTCGCGAAGAGCCGCTGGACGACGAGGTCGTGCAGATCGCGGGCGATCCGGTCGCGGTCCTCGTACACCGCGAGCTGCTCACGGTTCTGCTGGGCATCGGCCAGGACGAGCGCGAGCGCGGCCTGCGAGGCGAACTGAAGGGCCAGTGTCCGGTCCGCCGCGTTGTAGGGGCGGCCGCTGCGCCGCCGGGGCAGCGCGAGCGTACCGATCAGCTTGCCGCCGCTCTGGAGCGGCAGCATCATGCTCGGCCCGAAACGGGCCCGTACATGGGTGGTCATCCGGGGATCGGTGGACGAGTCCTCGATGTACACCGGGTCACCGCTGAGGAGCTGGACCAGCACGGGGGAGCCCGGCGCGATCGTGGCGCCGATGAGGTCGCCCGGGTCCTCGAAGGTGGAGGCGGCGACGATCTCCATGCCGCCGCTGCCGGTCGGCAGGAGCACCACGCCGGCGACCGCGTCGGCGAGGCTCCTGGCCTGTTCGGCGACGGTGGTCAGTGCGTCGGTCGCGCTCTCGCCGGTGAGCAGCGCGTTGGTGACGGCCGCCGCCCCCTTGATCCAGCGCTCCCGGAGCCTCGCCGTCTCGTACAGCCGGGCGTTGCCGATCGCGATGCCCGCCTGCGCGGCGAGCACCCGCAGCAGCGCCTCGTCGTCCCGGTCGAAGCTGCCCTCGCGCTTGCCCGCCAGGTGCAGGGTTCCGAAGACCTGCTGGTGCACCCGGACGGGGAACCGCAGCAGACCGGGGGTGTCGTCCGGGAGGCCGATCAGCGCGTCGCCGTCGGCGCCGGTCGCGAACAGGTCGCTGAGGCGGTCGCGCTCGGGGTCGACCACCCCGAGCGCCCCGCGCCGCGCGCCCGTCAGCCGGGTCGCGGAGTCCACGATGTGCTGGAGCGTGCCGCGCAGTTCGAGATCCGTACCGACGCTCAGCACCGCCTCCAGGAGCAGCGGCAGCCGTGTGTCACCGGTCATCGTGTGGTCCCCCGGTCCGATCGTCGCAGGCCCCGCGGTGCCGCTCGGGTCCTGTCGGGTGGCCGCCCGTCAGCGGTCCGTCAGCCGCTCAGCGGAGCCAGCGTCATGGGCTGGATCTTTCCCTCCAGCATCGCGCCGAGTCCGAGGACCGAGCAGACGTCGGGCCGCTCGGCGATGTGCACCGGCATCCTCGTCGCGTTGCGGACCATCTGTTCCAGGCCCGGCAGCAGGGCGCTCCCGCCGACCATCATGATGCCGCGGTCCGACAGGTCGGCGACCAGATCCGGCGGGCAGCCGCGCAGCACCCGGCCGATGCCGTCGAGCACGGCGGTCAGCGGGGTGTGGATGGCCTCCCGTACGGCCGCGGTTTCGACCTGGACCGAACGGGCGAGGCCGGTGGCCACGTCCCTGCCGTGGATCTCGGTGAACTCGGGCCCGTCCAGGGCCAGCCCGTTGCCGCTGAGCGCCAGTTGCAGCGGCCGTACGGACTGGCTCGGCAGCAGCAGCTCGTGGTGCTGGCGCATGTGCTGCACGATGGCCCGGTCGATGGCCTCACCGCCGACCGGGATCCGCTCGGCGGTGACGATCGAGCCGAGTGAGAGGACGGCGATCTGCGTGGTCGCCGCGCCACAGACCATGATCATGGTGGCGGTCGGCTGCTCGACGGGGAGCCCGCAGCCGACGGCGGCGGCGATGAGGGTGTCGACCAGCTCGACCCGCCGGGCGCCGAGCCCGACCAGGGTCTCGACCGTGGCACGCTGCGCCAGCGGGTCGGACTCGTGCGGGGTGCACGCGGCGGCGCGCAGCATCGGGGTGCGGCGCAGTCTGCGCCGCAGCTTGTCGCCGAGGAGCTGCCCCAGCATGCGCCGCGCCAGGTCGATGTCGACGACGGTGCCGCCCGTGACGGGGCGCGCCACCCGGATGTAGGCGGGGGTACGGCCGGTCATCTGCTCGGCGAAGGAACCGACGGCGATGAGCGCGCCCGTCCGGCTGTTCACCGCGACGACGCTCGGTTCGTCCACGACGAGCCCCATGCCCTTGACGAACACCCGGGTCCGCGAGGCCCCGAGGTCGACGGCTACCTGGCAACGGCGCAACTGATCAAGACTGACGGTCACGGCACGATCTCCCGAGAGACGCTGGGTGGAGCACCGGCGGCAGCCGGTCCTCATCGCATCGTGCGACGGCCGCGACCGGTGCGCGCGCTGGGCTGAGCCGCCCGGGTGGTGTTCTGACGCCTCGCCAGAAAGCAAGCTCCTAAAGGGGTGTGTCGCTGGGCCGTACGTCCTGGAGCAGCCCCCAGGTGAATTCGGCGACGGCGGGACGCCCGCCGGGCAGGGTGAGGGCGAGCCGCCACCGGGTCGGCGCGGTGCCCTCCATCGGCCGTACGGGGGCGAAGGCGCGGGCCACCTCGTCCACCGTGCACGACCAGGGCCGCAGGTCGTCCGCCGAGTGCAGGGCCGGTGCGGTGGCGCCCGGGGCGCGGACCAGCCACTCGTTCCACACCGCGCCGCCGGGCGCGGTCAGCACTTCGAACCGCAGGCCGGGCCAGAGCGGCACCGGCCACTGGAGGGCGTCGCACTCCAGGTCGCCGATCGTCCGGCGGGCGGTGGCCGACGGCTCGCCGAGCACCGAGCGGTAGCGCTGGGCGGCCCCGCGGGAGCGGGGCGAGCGGACCATCGCCTGCCAGCGGCGGTTCGCCTCGCGCATCTCGGCGAGTGTGACGCCCAGCTCGCGCCGGGCGTCCTCGACGAGGTCCGGCTGATGGTCGGCCATCCGGCGCAGCAGCACCAGCTGGAAGTCGAGCGGCCCGAACGGGCTCCCTGATCGCGGCATACACCCATCCTGCCCGTACGGCACGCGCACCGGGCCCGGCGGGTGGAGCACCTCCGGACGGGTGGCCCTACCCGTCGGTGCGCCCCAGCATCCGCTTCAGCAGGTCCCGCAGCACCGTCCGCTCCCCGGCCGACAGCTCGGCGAGCGGTTCACGGGCGAAGTCCATCGTGGCGCGCAGCTCCCGGGAGGTCCGCCGGCCCGCCTCGGTGGCCGCGGCCAGCTTGACCCGGCGGTCGGCGGGGTCGGGGCGGCGCTCGGCGAGGCCGCGCGCTTCGAGCCGGTCGACGATGCCCGTGACGTTCGACGGCTCGCACTTCAGATGCCCGGCGAGACGGCGCATGGGCATCGCCTCGATGGACAGCAGACCCAGCACCCGTGCCTGGGCGCCGGTGAGCGAGTGCACGGCCGCGGCCTCGTCGTACTCCTGGTAGTACCGGGCGACGACGTCACCGATCAGCTCGACGACTTCCAGGGTGAGCGGGTCTGTACGAGTGGCCATGCCTCCCAGCGTACCCGCATGCTTGACAATCTAAAATATCCAGGCGCATGGTTGTTTAAGACGGTAGATATTTCACGTCATGAAGCTTTGCTCAGGAGGTTGTACACCGATGTCCGCACTCCCCACGACCGGCCGCGAATGGCATCTCACCGCCCGTCCGAGCGGCTGGCCCACCCCGGCGGACTTCGCCCTGCGCGAGGTCCCGGTGTCCGAGCCCGCCGAGGGACGGATCCTGGTCCGCAACCTCTACTTCTCGGTCGACCCGTACATGCGGGGAAGGATGAACGACGTCAAGTCGTACACACCGCCCTTCCAGCTCGACAAGCCGATGGACGGCGGCGCGGTCGGCGAGGTCATCGCGTCGAACGCCGAGGGCTTCTCGGTGGGCGACCACGTGCTGCACGGCCTCGGCTGGCGTGAGTACGCACACGTGCCCGTCCAGCACGCCACCAAGGTCGACCCGGCGGCCGCCCCGCTCTCCGCCTACCTCGGCGTGCTCGGTATGACGGGCCTCACCGCCTACGCCGGCCTCTTCGATGTCGCCGCCTTCAAGGAGGGCGAGACCGTCTTCGTCTCCGGCGCCGCGGGCGCCGTCGGCAGCCAGGTCGGCCAGATGGCCAGGATCAGGGGTGCCGCGCGCGTCATCGGCTCCGCGGGCTCCGACGAGAAGGTCAGGCACCTCGTCGACGACCTCGGCTTCGACGCTGCGTTCAACTACAAGAACGGCCCCGTGGCGCAGCAGCTGCGCGAGGCCGCCCCCGACGGCATCGACGTGTACTTCGACAACGTGGGCGGCGAGCACCTCGAAGCGGCCATCAACTCGTTCAACGTGCACGGCCGCGCCACGATCTGCGGAATGATCTCGCAGTACAACAACACCGAGGCCACCCCGGCCCCGCGCAACCTCGCGCTGGTCATCGGCAAGCGGCTGCGGCTCCAGGGCATGCTCGTCGGCGATCACGCGGCGCTCCAGCCGCAGTTCGTGAAGGACGTCGCTGGCTGGATCGCCTCGGGCGAGCTGAAGTACCAGGAAACGGTCGTCGAAGGTGTCGAACAGGGCGTCGAGGCGTTTCTCGGGCTGCTCCGCGGTGAGAACACCGGGAAGATGATCGTCGCCGTCAACCAGTAGGCTCGCCCCCAGGCCGCCGCGGTCGTGGGCGCGAGATGCGGCGTACACAACAGAAGGAACTCTCATGGCAATCCAGAAGATCGATGTCGCGTACACCGCAGTCGCCACCGCCGAGAACGGCCGTGACGGCCGGGTCTCCTCCAGCGACGGCAACCTCGACGTCGTCGTCAACCCGCCGAAGGAGATGGGCGGAAGCGGCGCGGGCACCAACCCGGAGCAGCTCTTCGCCGCCGGTTACAGCGCCTGCTTCCAGGGTGCGCTCGGTGTCGTCGCCCGCCAGGAGAAGGCCGACATCTCCGGCTCGACCGTGACCGCGGCCGTCTCCATCGGCAAGACCGAGCAGGGCGGCTTCGGCCTGGAGGTCACCATCACGGCCTCCATCCCGAACGTCGACGCGGCCGCCGCGCAGTCGCTGATCGAGAAGGCGCACCAGGTGTGCCCGTACTCGAACGCCACCCGCGGCAACATCAAGGTCGACCTGGCCGTCGCCTGATCATGAACGGCTGATCCCGGCTCCGGCCGGGACAGGGAGGGCCGCACCCGCTCCGGCGGGGGCGGTCCTCTGTCCGTATTCCAGGGACCTTGCCGACCGTGCCGACCTTGCAATGGGGTGACGCGCGCAAGGTCAACGGGCCTGCGCCGACAGCCCCGTTCCCGCCGTTCGCCGGCCGGGCCGGGGGCCGGACGCTGCGGCACCCGGCTGCGCCGGCCCCCGATAGGCTGCGGCGCATGGGTGATCTCGGGGCGGGTTTCGGTTATCTGGTGAAGGGCCAGCGCTGGGTCGGCGGGCGCGGCAGGCAGTACGGATTCGGGCTGCTGCCGGGGCTGATCACGCTCGTCCTCTACGGGGTGGCGCTGGTCGCGCTCGCGTTCTGGGCGGACGACGCGGTCACCTGGGCGACACCGTTCGCCGACACCTGGAGCACGCCCTGGCCGGGACTCCTCCGGGGCTGTCTGACCGTACTGTTGTGGGCGCTGGCCCTGCTGCTCGCCGTCGTCTCGTTCACCGCGGTGACCCTGCTGATCGGCCAGCCCTTCTACGAGGCGCTCTCCGGGCGGGTCGACGCGTCCGAGGGCGCCGACGTCCCCGGATCCGGCCTCTCCCTCTGGCGCGAACTGTGGATCTCCGCCCGCGACAGCCTCCGCATCCTGGTACGGGTGGCGTTCTACGGCCTGCTGCTCTTCGCCGCCGGTTTCCTCCCGGTCGTCGGCCAGACCGTCGTCCCGGCGATCGGCTTCTGCGTCTCCGGCTTCTTCCTCGCCGAGGAGCTGACGGCGGTGGCGCTGCAACGCCGGGGCATGGAGTTCCGGGAGCGGCTGGCCCTGCTGAAGAGCCGTCGTCTGCTCACCCTCGGCTTCGGGGTCCCGCTGACCCTCTGCTTCCTGGTGCCGCTGGTCGCGGTCTTCCTCATGCCGGGCGCGGTGGCGGGAGCGACCCTGATGGTGCGCGACCTGACGGGGGAGACGGCGCGCGAACCGGACGCCGTACCGGACGCTCTGCCGGAACCGCCCGCCGACGGCGTGAACGGCGCTGACGGGGCACCCGCGGCGCCCACGCCTCCGCCCGCCGCCCCCTCCCGGACCTGGTAGCGCAGGGCCGCCGCCCGCGCATCACCCCGTCGCACCACCGCCGAGCAGCGTCGTGAAGGCCCGGAAAGCGGTGGGCATGTCCACCGATTCCGGGTCCAGCAGCCACTGGTACTGGAGGCCGTCCATCACCGCCACCAGCAGCGGCGCCACTTCCTCGGGCGTCAGCCCGCTCGGCAGCCGGTCCCCGAACTCGCCGCGCAGGGTGGCCGCCATCGACCCCCGCACCTGCGCATAGCGGCGCGTGAAGAACTCCCGCGCCGGATGCCCGTCCGTCACGCTCTCGCCGAGCAGCGCGGCGAAGGTCTGCACGATCCCCGGCCGCATGGCGTTGTACTCCACCAGCGACCCGAGCAGTTCGAGCGGCCAGGCCTCACCGGAGCGAGCCGACGCGCCCGGGTCCCAGCGGTCGCGTGCTTCCAGCACGGCGACGAGCAGGGCGTCCTTGCTCGGGAAGTAGTGCAGCAGCCCCTGCTGGCTGAGGCCCACCCGCTCGGCGACGGCGCCGAGCGTCGTCCCCCGGTAGCCGCGCTCCGCGATGACCTCAAGGGCCGCACGGAGGATCTCCGCCCGCCGCCCTTCCCCCCTGGCGCTCCCCATCCACCGGCTCCTTTCCCCGCACGTGTTCTCCGAGGACCGTACGACATCGCACATCACGAAGGCGTAACGAAACCTACCGATCTACCGGTATGGGCGTCAGGATGGAAACATCACGCACCGGACTGCGGAGCCTGAGCACATCGGGGTCTCAGGGACCCGGGGCTCCCACACTTCAAGGCGGAGGTACGACGGTGGCAGCCAACCCCATCAACGACGCGGACCCGGTCCGCGAGGCCGCGGTCGAGGCCGCGCTCGGCACGCTCGATCTCGACACCAAGGCCCGGCTGCTCTCCGGGCAGGACTTCTGGAGCCTCCCGGCGATCCCGGAGATCGGACTGAAGTCCCTCGTCATGTCGGACGGCCCGATCGGGGTCCGCGGTGTGCGCTGGACCGCCGACGACCCGTCCATCGCCCTGCCGTCACCGACCGCCCTCGCGGCCACCTGGGACCCGGAGCTGGCCCGCAGGGCCGGGGTGCTGCTCGCCCAGGAAGCGCGGCGCAAGGGGGTCCACGTCCTGCTCGCGCCGACCGTCAACCTGCACCGCTCACCGCTCGGCGGGCGGCACTTCGAGTGCTACTCCGAGGATCCGTACCTCACCGGTGAGATCGGCACGGGCTACGTCCGGGGTGTGCAGAGCGGCGGCGTCGGCACCACCGTCAAGCACTTCGTCGGCAACGACGCGGAGACCGACCGCTTCACCGTCGACAACCTCATCGCCCCGCGCCCGCTGCGCGAGCTGTACCTGGCCCCCTTCGAGGCCATCGTCAGGAACGCCCACCCCTGGGGCATCATGACCGCGTACAACTCGGTCAACGGCACGACGATGACCGAGCACCGCTACCTCGTGAACGAAGTCCTGCGCGGCGAGTGGCACTTCGACGGGTTCAACGTCT comes from the Streptomyces sp. NBC_01471 genome and includes:
- a CDS encoding MFS transporter, producing the protein MTPIRPPKEKPIRRRILADLTPLRTSPDFRRLWFGNTVSWVGQGMTALAISLQVYDLTRSSFSVGLVGLFSLVPLVAFGLYGGAVADTLDRRKLGLYSALGSAVLSVGLSSAAFAGFHHVWFLYGIVALQSVCAALNAPARSAMIPRLLPGDQLPAANALSSMTSTFGTLIGPMLGGLIVGFWGYQAAYLIDAVSFVAALYAMWRLPSMLPDRAAGSKSRASVLDGLRFLATRPNLRMTFFSDFCAMILAQPRALFPAVAVLWYGGDARTTGLLVAAPAVGALLGGVFSGWLGGIHRHGLAIVLAVAGWGLAIAVFGLTRNLWLGLFFLALAGAADTVSMVFRNTMMQVAAPDEMRGRLQGVFIVVVAGGPRLGDFLAGSAGDLATPTAAVVGGGLACVVAVSLLGLTRRGFLRYDARSPVP
- a CDS encoding GAF domain-containing protein encodes the protein MTGDTRLPLLLEAVLSVGTDLELRGTLQHIVDSATRLTGARRGALGVVDPERDRLSDLFATGADGDALIGLPDDTPGLLRFPVRVHQQVFGTLHLAGKREGSFDRDDEALLRVLAAQAGIAIGNARLYETARLRERWIKGAAAVTNALLTGESATDALTTVAEQARSLADAVAGVVLLPTGSGGMEIVAASTFEDPGDLIGATIAPGSPVLVQLLSGDPVYIEDSSTDPRMTTHVRARFGPSMMLPLQSGGKLIGTLALPRRRSGRPYNAADRTLALQFASQAALALVLADAQQNREQLAVYEDRDRIARDLHDLVVQRLFATEMMLESTRRRAAGTELGELLGRAADELDSTIQDVRTAIFALQQPPADAPSTLRGQVLRETDGARVLLGFAPSVHFLGPVDSRITEQVGEDLLTALRRGLARTHRLPDVSRVAVVVDAREDPVRLTVTHDGTPEGEDGNALVWEAS
- a CDS encoding rod shape-determining protein; this translates as MTVSLDQLRRCQVAVDLGASRTRVFVKGMGLVVDEPSVVAVNSRTGALIAVGSFAEQMTGRTPAYIRVARPVTGGTVVDIDLARRMLGQLLGDKLRRRLRRTPMLRAAACTPHESDPLAQRATVETLVGLGARRVELVDTLIAAAVGCGLPVEQPTATMIMVCGAATTQIAVLSLGSIVTAERIPVGGEAIDRAIVQHMRQHHELLLPSQSVRPLQLALSGNGLALDGPEFTEIHGRDVATGLARSVQVETAAVREAIHTPLTAVLDGIGRVLRGCPPDLVADLSDRGIMMVGGSALLPGLEQMVRNATRMPVHIAERPDVCSVLGLGAMLEGKIQPMTLAPLSG
- a CDS encoding MarR family transcriptional regulator — encoded protein: MATRTDPLTLEVVELIGDVVARYYQEYDEAAAVHSLTGAQARVLGLLSIEAMPMRRLAGHLKCEPSNVTGIVDRLEARGLAERRPDPADRRVKLAAATEAGRRTSRELRATMDFAREPLAELSAGERTVLRDLLKRMLGRTDG
- a CDS encoding NADP-dependent oxidoreductase: MSALPTTGREWHLTARPSGWPTPADFALREVPVSEPAEGRILVRNLYFSVDPYMRGRMNDVKSYTPPFQLDKPMDGGAVGEVIASNAEGFSVGDHVLHGLGWREYAHVPVQHATKVDPAAAPLSAYLGVLGMTGLTAYAGLFDVAAFKEGETVFVSGAAGAVGSQVGQMARIRGAARVIGSAGSDEKVRHLVDDLGFDAAFNYKNGPVAQQLREAAPDGIDVYFDNVGGEHLEAAINSFNVHGRATICGMISQYNNTEATPAPRNLALVIGKRLRLQGMLVGDHAALQPQFVKDVAGWIASGELKYQETVVEGVEQGVEAFLGLLRGENTGKMIVAVNQ
- a CDS encoding organic hydroperoxide resistance protein, with product MAIQKIDVAYTAVATAENGRDGRVSSSDGNLDVVVNPPKEMGGSGAGTNPEQLFAAGYSACFQGALGVVARQEKADISGSTVTAAVSIGKTEQGGFGLEVTITASIPNVDAAAAQSLIEKAHQVCPYSNATRGNIKVDLAVA
- a CDS encoding EI24 domain-containing protein codes for the protein MGDLGAGFGYLVKGQRWVGGRGRQYGFGLLPGLITLVLYGVALVALAFWADDAVTWATPFADTWSTPWPGLLRGCLTVLLWALALLLAVVSFTAVTLLIGQPFYEALSGRVDASEGADVPGSGLSLWRELWISARDSLRILVRVAFYGLLLFAAGFLPVVGQTVVPAIGFCVSGFFLAEELTAVALQRRGMEFRERLALLKSRRLLTLGFGVPLTLCFLVPLVAVFLMPGAVAGATLMVRDLTGETAREPDAVPDALPEPPADGVNGADGAPAAPTPPPAAPSRTW
- a CDS encoding TetR/AcrR family transcriptional regulator; this encodes MGSARGEGRRAEILRAALEVIAERGYRGTTLGAVAERVGLSQQGLLHYFPSKDALLVAVLEARDRWDPGASARSGEAWPLELLGSLVEYNAMRPGIVQTFAALLGESVTDGHPAREFFTRRYAQVRGSMAATLRGEFGDRLPSGLTPEEVAPLLVAVMDGLQYQWLLDPESVDMPTAFRAFTTLLGGGATG